From a single Terriglobia bacterium genomic region:
- a CDS encoding CTP synthase: MAAKYIFVTGGVVSSLGKGLAAASMGCLLESRGLKVNLMKFDPYLNVDPGTMSPFQHGEVFVTDDGAETDLDLGHYERFTHAKLSRDNNWTTGRIYEQIITKERRGDYLGKTVQVIPHVTNEIKAAMKKVAQDVDIVLVEIGGTVGDIESLPFLEAIRQMRQELGRENTLFVHVTLVPWIGAAGELKTKPTQHSVKELLSIGIQPDILLCRTDRFLSRDLKSKIALFCNVEEGAVITAKDVASIYEVPLVFAKEGVDALLLKYLRMEAKEPDLARWEELVHKIYNPKDEVHIGIVGKYVEYEDSYKSLKEALVHGATAQNLKLNLTWVEAEGLENKDAANRDYEVQLEGFDGILVPGGFGKRGIEGMLNAIRYAREKKIPYFGICLGMQTACIEFARNVCGLEDADSSEFNQATPHRVIYKLRELRGIDELGGTMRLGAWTCKLEPNSQAAKAYGKTEISERHRHRYEFNREYEAILTGGGLRLTGSTPDGTYVEIVEIPDHPYFLGCQFHPEFKSKPLEPHPLFNAFIKASYANGRARRDSRVNEEVEMFRRPEKIVGR, from the coding sequence ATGGCAGCGAAATATATTTTCGTGACCGGCGGCGTTGTGTCTTCACTCGGCAAGGGCCTGGCGGCGGCCAGCATGGGTTGTCTGCTGGAGAGCCGCGGGCTCAAGGTCAACCTGATGAAGTTTGACCCTTACCTGAACGTTGATCCGGGGACCATGTCGCCGTTCCAGCACGGCGAGGTCTTCGTTACCGACGACGGCGCGGAAACCGACCTGGACCTGGGCCACTACGAGCGGTTCACCCACGCCAAGCTCTCGCGCGACAACAACTGGACCACCGGCCGCATTTACGAGCAGATCATCACCAAGGAGCGCCGCGGCGACTACCTGGGCAAGACCGTGCAGGTGATTCCGCACGTGACCAACGAGATCAAAGCGGCCATGAAGAAGGTGGCGCAGGACGTGGACATTGTCCTGGTGGAAATTGGCGGCACCGTGGGCGATATCGAGTCGCTGCCTTTCCTGGAGGCCATCCGTCAGATGCGCCAGGAGCTGGGTCGCGAGAACACGCTGTTCGTCCACGTGACGTTGGTGCCGTGGATCGGCGCGGCGGGCGAGCTGAAGACCAAGCCCACGCAGCACTCGGTGAAGGAGCTACTCAGCATCGGAATCCAGCCGGACATCCTGCTGTGCCGCACTGACCGTTTCCTGTCGCGCGACCTGAAAAGCAAGATCGCGCTGTTCTGCAACGTGGAAGAAGGCGCGGTGATCACGGCGAAAGACGTGGCTTCGATTTACGAAGTCCCGCTGGTGTTCGCCAAAGAAGGCGTGGACGCGCTCCTGCTGAAATACCTCCGCATGGAAGCCAAAGAGCCGGACCTGGCGCGCTGGGAAGAACTGGTCCACAAGATCTACAACCCCAAAGATGAAGTCCACATTGGGATTGTGGGCAAGTACGTGGAGTATGAAGACTCCTACAAGTCTCTGAAGGAAGCGCTGGTGCACGGCGCGACGGCGCAGAATTTGAAACTCAACCTGACCTGGGTGGAAGCTGAAGGTTTGGAAAACAAAGACGCCGCTAATCGCGATTACGAAGTCCAGTTGGAAGGCTTTGACGGCATCCTGGTCCCGGGCGGCTTCGGCAAGCGCGGTATCGAGGGCATGCTGAACGCCATCCGCTATGCGCGCGAGAAGAAGATTCCGTACTTTGGCATTTGCCTGGGCATGCAGACGGCGTGCATTGAGTTTGCCCGCAACGTCTGCGGTCTGGAAGACGCCGATTCCAGCGAATTCAATCAGGCCACGCCGCACCGCGTGATCTACAAGCTGCGCGAGCTGCGCGGCATTGACGAGCTGGGCGGCACCATGCGTCTGGGCGCGTGGACGTGCAAACTGGAACCCAACAGCCAGGCGGCCAAGGCGTATGGCAAGACGGAGATCAGCGAGCGCCATCGCCACCGCTATGAGTTCAATCGCGAATATGAAGCCATTTTGACCGGCGGCGGCCTGCGGCTCACCGGCAGCACGCCGGACGGCACGTACGTGGAAATCGTGGAGATCCCCGATCATCCTTATTTCCTGGGCTGCCAGTTCCACCCGGAATTCAAGTCGAAGCCGCTGGAGCCGCATCCGCTGTTCAACGCATTCATCAAGGCGTCGTATGCGAACGGGCGGGCGCGACGCGACAGCCGGGTGAACGAAGAAGTGGAGATGTTCAGAAGGCCGGAGAAGATTGTGGGACGCTAG
- a CDS encoding multicopper oxidase domain-containing protein, which translates to MSIFYLPKDASKARLREAENAKRNRAEILKAYSQGKVTRRELVKWGLFTTAGAIAPIHGLSPFVSKADGQVVTPLTPGGLNPGSGIPTGFAPSPTFGVQPFSTPMPRFDLIPRGNNPLGGDLTPVPTAQANQTQQPVPAVLGGGTGPIEGRPPGDIWAHQQFNLFPPKVSVEMSQAQAQTNTVYNPGVASQFNSGIDPTQPLPCKFHPGFPTQDPNSVWTFNGTIPPKLVVARYMEPLLFRHHNQLPADVTQNNGFGRNTISTHEHNGHHGAENDGFTGAFFFPGQFYDYHWPVVLAGLRSVNTDATDIRASSPDGSGGLTKIPGDWHETMSTHWFHDHMFSFTSQNVYKGNAAMFNIYSGLDRGNESINDGVNLRLPSGTAKDWGNLEYDVNLMFNEKAFDANGQLEMDIFQFDGFLGDLMCVNLTYKPFFEVERRKYRFRILNASVSRFFKYGLSDGSTMIQIGNDGNLLPQPVVQALSDEQGIAERYDWVIDFSRYKVGDKVWMVNVCEHKDGKKPNQDLTLAQALSGQSSDPCVGKFLEFRIVRNPSQPDHSQVPAVLIPNPDLSNIPVSRTRTFLFGSGASQPLPPGDPAAYFTGAGGQTGPWGVATDNGPMLNASFGRVSAAPSYGSREVWTLVNGGGGWDHPIHIHFEEGQILARNGSASNVPAWEKGRKDVYRLRPGGSVTLTMQFRDWGGMFMEHCHNTVHEDNAMLVRWEIDNGGAPFLRPLPTPIPTPQGVSFVPPDDIAPTAF; encoded by the coding sequence ATGAGTATTTTTTATCTTCCCAAAGACGCGTCCAAGGCGCGACTGAGGGAAGCGGAGAACGCAAAGAGGAATCGGGCCGAAATCCTGAAGGCCTACTCGCAAGGCAAGGTCACCCGTAGAGAACTCGTAAAGTGGGGCCTCTTCACAACCGCAGGGGCTATTGCTCCCATTCATGGACTCAGTCCTTTCGTCAGCAAAGCCGACGGACAGGTGGTCACCCCCCTCACACCAGGAGGACTTAATCCGGGCAGCGGCATTCCCACTGGTTTTGCACCGAGCCCGACGTTCGGCGTTCAACCGTTCAGCACGCCGATGCCGCGGTTTGACCTGATTCCCCGCGGAAATAATCCACTGGGTGGAGACCTTACGCCGGTTCCCACCGCGCAGGCCAACCAGACCCAGCAGCCCGTTCCAGCGGTTCTGGGCGGCGGCACAGGCCCCATTGAAGGCCGTCCGCCGGGAGACATTTGGGCGCACCAGCAGTTCAATCTGTTCCCGCCCAAGGTTTCCGTCGAGATGTCCCAGGCGCAGGCCCAGACCAACACCGTTTACAACCCTGGTGTGGCTTCCCAGTTCAACTCAGGGATTGACCCCACGCAGCCCTTGCCGTGTAAGTTCCATCCCGGCTTTCCGACGCAAGACCCCAATTCGGTTTGGACCTTCAATGGAACCATTCCGCCCAAGTTGGTTGTTGCCCGTTACATGGAGCCGCTCCTGTTCCGCCATCACAACCAGTTGCCGGCTGACGTGACGCAGAACAACGGTTTCGGTCGAAACACCATCTCCACCCACGAGCACAACGGCCACCACGGCGCGGAGAATGACGGCTTTACCGGCGCGTTCTTCTTCCCAGGTCAGTTCTACGACTATCACTGGCCTGTAGTGCTGGCTGGTCTCCGCTCCGTCAACACTGACGCTACCGACATCCGCGCTTCGAGCCCGGACGGCAGCGGCGGCCTCACCAAGATTCCTGGTGACTGGCACGAAACCATGTCCACGCACTGGTTCCACGATCACATGTTCAGCTTCACTTCGCAGAACGTGTACAAGGGCAACGCTGCCATGTTCAACATCTACAGCGGCCTGGATCGTGGCAACGAGTCCATCAATGATGGCGTCAACCTGCGTCTGCCCTCGGGCACGGCGAAGGACTGGGGCAACCTGGAATATGACGTCAACCTAATGTTCAACGAGAAGGCCTTCGATGCCAACGGCCAGCTTGAAATGGACATCTTCCAGTTTGACGGATTCCTGGGCGACTTGATGTGCGTGAACCTCACGTACAAGCCGTTCTTTGAAGTGGAGCGCCGCAAGTACCGCTTCCGCATCTTGAACGCCAGCGTTTCCCGCTTCTTCAAGTATGGGCTGTCTGACGGTTCCACGATGATCCAGATCGGGAACGACGGCAACCTTCTGCCTCAACCGGTGGTGCAAGCCCTCTCGGACGAGCAGGGCATTGCCGAGCGCTACGACTGGGTCATTGACTTCTCCCGCTACAAAGTTGGAGACAAAGTCTGGATGGTCAACGTGTGCGAACACAAGGACGGCAAGAAACCCAACCAGGACCTGACTCTGGCCCAGGCGCTTTCTGGCCAGTCCAGCGATCCTTGCGTTGGCAAGTTCCTGGAGTTCCGCATCGTGCGCAACCCGTCCCAGCCTGACCATAGCCAGGTGCCGGCGGTCCTCATTCCCAACCCGGATCTGTCCAACATTCCGGTTTCGCGGACGCGGACGTTCCTGTTCGGCAGTGGCGCTTCACAACCCCTGCCCCCGGGCGACCCCGCGGCCTACTTCACCGGCGCTGGCGGACAGACTGGCCCATGGGGTGTGGCGACCGACAACGGCCCGATGCTGAACGCCAGCTTCGGTCGCGTCTCGGCAGCCCCGAGCTACGGCAGCCGCGAGGTGTGGACCCTGGTCAACGGTGGCGGTGGCTGGGATCACCCGATCCACATCCACTTTGAAGAAGGCCAGATCCTGGCCCGCAACGGTAGCGCTTCCAACGTTCCGGCGTGGGAAAAGGGCCGCAAAGACGTGTATCGCCTGCGTCCGGGCGGCAGCGTGACCTTGACCATGCAGTTCCGTGATTGGGGCGGCATGTTCATGGAGCACTGCCACAACACCGTGCATGAAGACAATGCCATGCTGGTTCGTTGGGAAATCGACAACGGAGGCGCGCCATTCCTGCGGCCGCTGCCGACGCCGATCCCGACCCCGCAAGGCGTCAGCTTCGTTCCACCGGACGACATCGCTCCCACCGCCTTCTAA
- a CDS encoding M48 family metallopeptidase: MRTFSSLVLFLLCSVLLANVAAAQTPAASPAASAPAGSSATPAPTASAPQAAPAPAKPTTEYTLTPDKLAKAKALYDLRGKLRIIDLVWSFVVLLGILYLGIGARYRDWAEKAAGYSFLQAMVFVPLLLLTISVVGWPLDAYQHSISLQYGLSVQGWGSWFADVLKGEVISLVIGTVALWALIKRIRKSPRYWWLQIWLLSIPFSVLLFIITPVVIDPMFNKFEPLEKTNPELVQQLERVTARGGLSIPRDRMFLMKASEKVTTLNAYVTGFGPSKRVVVWDNTIQKASTPETLFVFGHEMGHYVLNHVVIGLVAGELGLLLGLFVLYRVSGWFLRRYGQRWQIRELGDWAAVPMIFLIFGILGFIAQPIGSTIGRQIEHNADVYGLEVTHGINANSQEAAAHAFQVLGELSYSYPYPSKLVVFWYYDHPAIPDRVRFAHGYDPWSKGEQPKYVK, translated from the coding sequence ATGCGAACCTTTTCTTCCCTCGTTCTGTTCTTGCTCTGCTCTGTGCTGCTGGCCAACGTTGCCGCTGCGCAAACGCCCGCTGCTTCGCCGGCAGCTTCCGCACCCGCGGGTTCGTCCGCAACACCTGCGCCCACGGCGTCTGCACCGCAGGCCGCGCCTGCTCCTGCGAAGCCAACCACCGAGTACACTCTGACTCCCGACAAGCTGGCCAAAGCCAAGGCGCTTTACGATCTGCGCGGGAAACTGAGGATCATTGATCTCGTCTGGTCGTTCGTGGTGCTGCTGGGGATTCTGTATCTGGGAATCGGCGCGCGGTATCGCGACTGGGCGGAGAAAGCCGCTGGCTACAGTTTTCTTCAAGCCATGGTCTTTGTCCCGCTGTTGCTGCTCACCATCAGCGTTGTAGGCTGGCCGCTGGACGCCTACCAGCACAGCATCAGCCTGCAATACGGACTAAGCGTTCAGGGCTGGGGATCGTGGTTCGCGGACGTCCTCAAGGGCGAGGTCATTTCTTTGGTAATCGGCACCGTAGCACTATGGGCCTTGATCAAGCGCATCCGCAAGAGTCCCCGGTACTGGTGGCTCCAGATCTGGCTGCTCTCCATCCCCTTCTCCGTACTCCTTTTCATCATCACGCCCGTTGTGATTGACCCCATGTTCAACAAGTTTGAACCGCTGGAAAAGACCAATCCCGAACTGGTGCAGCAGTTGGAACGGGTGACCGCGCGCGGCGGCCTGAGCATTCCCCGCGACCGCATGTTCCTGATGAAGGCCAGCGAAAAAGTCACCACCTTGAACGCCTACGTCACCGGTTTCGGACCGTCCAAGCGCGTGGTGGTGTGGGACAACACCATCCAGAAGGCCAGCACGCCGGAAACGCTGTTTGTCTTTGGCCATGAGATGGGGCACTACGTGCTCAACCACGTGGTGATCGGACTGGTTGCCGGGGAATTGGGGTTGCTGCTGGGCTTGTTCGTCTTGTACCGGGTCTCGGGATGGTTCCTGCGCCGCTACGGCCAGCGCTGGCAAATCCGCGAACTGGGCGACTGGGCAGCCGTGCCCATGATCTTTTTGATCTTCGGAATTCTCGGCTTCATCGCACAACCGATCGGCAGTACGATCGGCCGGCAGATCGAACACAACGCCGATGTCTACGGACTGGAAGTCACGCACGGCATCAACGCCAACTCCCAGGAAGCCGCCGCACACGCCTTCCAGGTGCTGGGCGAATTGAGCTACTCGTATCCTTACCCCAGCAAGCTCGTGGTCTTCTGGTACTACGACCACCCCGCCATCCCCGACCGCGTACGGTTTGCCCACGGCTACGATCCGTGGAGCAAAGGCGAGCAGCCGAAGTATGTGAAGTGA
- a CDS encoding DUF4149 domain-containing protein codes for MSWLRTLMLLALITWIGGIIFFSFVLAPTVFSVLPSRELAGNVVNPSLNRLHWMGIACGLVFLLCSLLHNRMQHAPFRAVSGVHILAVLMLALTLISLFVITPRMAALRKDMGVIDNISPSDPRRVEFNRLHVWSTRSEGGVFFLGLAVVVLTARRFK; via the coding sequence ATGAGCTGGCTACGGACCTTGATGCTGCTGGCGCTGATTACCTGGATCGGCGGGATCATCTTCTTCTCTTTCGTCCTGGCGCCCACGGTCTTTTCCGTTCTTCCCTCGCGCGAGCTCGCCGGGAACGTGGTGAATCCCAGCCTGAACCGCCTGCACTGGATGGGAATCGCCTGCGGGCTGGTCTTCCTGCTTTGCTCGCTGCTTCACAACCGGATGCAGCACGCGCCGTTCCGCGCCGTTTCCGGCGTTCACATCCTGGCCGTGTTGATGCTGGCGCTGACGTTGATCTCGCTTTTCGTGATCACCCCGCGCATGGCCGCGCTGAGAAAAGATATGGGCGTGATTGACAACATCTCTCCATCCGACCCGCGACGCGTGGAGTTCAACCGGCTTCATGTCTGGTCCACCCGGAGCGAAGGCGGCGTGTTCTTCTTAGGATTGGCGGTAGTAGTTCTCACGGCGCGAAGATTCAAGTAA
- the ychF gene encoding redox-regulated ATPase YchF, with product MKTGIIGLPQVGKTSLFKILTKADISGRSFANPREAHLGIAKVPDDRLDRLAAQYNPKKLTHATVEYVDVAAIGQEALKETAFLTNLRTVDALAHVLRAFDNPAIAHVGEIDPLRDAKSVDFDLIVSDLGQVEKRQERLEKDLKKMKNPELEREFDLIKRCKEHLEKELPLREMELAADDEKRIRGFMFLSQKPILYVLNINESPNLGADLEQAVEKYKLAEIAARKNAGATAICGRVEADLAEMSDEESQEFLASYGLKESGLTRLIRKTYELLGVISFFTIGEDECRAWTVPKNSRAQAAAGAIHSDLEKHFIRAETIHWDKLLESGSEANARAKGLLRLEGKEYIVQDGDVMHIRHSG from the coding sequence ATGAAGACAGGCATCATCGGGCTGCCCCAGGTGGGCAAGACCTCTCTGTTCAAAATCCTGACCAAGGCTGATATTTCAGGCCGAAGCTTCGCCAACCCGCGGGAAGCTCACCTGGGGATCGCCAAGGTTCCAGACGACCGTCTGGACCGCTTGGCGGCGCAGTACAACCCCAAGAAGCTGACGCACGCCACCGTGGAATACGTGGACGTGGCGGCCATTGGCCAGGAAGCGCTGAAGGAAACCGCCTTCCTCACCAACCTCCGGACAGTAGACGCGCTGGCCCACGTGCTGCGCGCCTTTGACAATCCAGCCATCGCCCACGTCGGCGAGATTGATCCGTTACGCGACGCCAAGAGCGTGGACTTCGACCTGATCGTCAGCGACCTGGGCCAGGTGGAAAAACGCCAGGAGCGTTTGGAAAAAGACCTGAAAAAGATGAAGAACCCGGAGTTGGAGCGCGAGTTTGATCTCATCAAGCGCTGCAAGGAACATCTGGAGAAAGAGCTGCCGCTGCGCGAAATGGAACTCGCGGCAGACGATGAGAAACGCATCCGCGGCTTCATGTTCCTGAGCCAGAAGCCCATCCTGTACGTGCTCAACATCAATGAGTCGCCCAACCTGGGCGCCGACCTGGAACAGGCCGTGGAGAAATACAAGCTGGCGGAAATCGCGGCGCGCAAGAACGCCGGCGCCACCGCCATCTGCGGGCGCGTAGAGGCCGACCTAGCGGAGATGAGCGACGAAGAATCGCAGGAATTCCTGGCCAGTTATGGCCTGAAGGAGAGCGGCCTCACCCGCCTGATCCGCAAGACGTACGAACTGCTGGGCGTGATTTCCTTTTTCACTATCGGCGAAGACGAATGCCGCGCCTGGACGGTGCCGAAGAATTCCCGCGCGCAGGCCGCAGCCGGGGCCATCCACTCTGATTTAGAGAAGCATTTCATCCGCGCCGAAACCATTCATTGGGACAAGCTGCTGGAGTCCGGGTCAGAAGCCAACGCGCGCGCCAAAGGTTTGTTGCGTCTGGAAGGCAAGGAATACATCGTGCAGGACGGAGACGTCATGCACATCCGCCACAGCGGGTAA
- a CDS encoding carboxypeptidase-like regulatory domain-containing protein, with protein MNFTKTLNNAMNTLKQFIVFTMIFSVVASTLFASTTASAAEKAPAPALPLPATGNVTLTLGEYDRLVDLANKAARKHDVPPVSYTLKRADLKLHVAEGSVLGSVQLDGEIFGKGSAKVPLTSGMTILNAKQEGPNGKEGKTLPLLQEGSTAMAILSGPAEFSVALDAGMPMTIEAGRAQFSLPVPAAGSVRLSLVIPGDHTNVRISPGLITNRTSANGQTTVEAALVPGQPASIWWQTRELAAPVVPKEVRFLSDVKTLVTVTESDLRLAALADVTVVQGDPTEFKITVPTDYEITDVSGATVEGSEITGDELIVKLNASAPRSHQFLITMEKPLAGVAKLETPFLNFKDTQRETGEVLVEGTGAMELTSTEGGSLKRMDVKEANPYLRSLARYPMHAAFRFHRQPNEVPKLALAWVRFPDSSVLAAVAERAVVTTLVTTEGRSLTEVKLTVKNQAQPFLKVDLPAGATILSAEVAGEKVKPVQGTDGNRVPLLRAGFRPTGAYEVTFVFMHSGAPFAKKGGSELALPSMDVPISLLQWEVFLPEQYKVKDFSGDAIAMNLLQRGSVVSVETKSGTGSFGTPTSAFAGIQENEGLDNLAVFVPGVVPGVEEARPDGGASAAGYLTGVVTDQQGAVISGAQVKVINQDTGVVYTATTDSSGSWRIASVRSGRVKVEISARYFKTATYAALDYNASRGGSMGVTKLVVGATTTTVEVTAEAPMIDTSQSQVTQTFSGNALTTYAGVNSSGSGGRSSDKKKDRDARKQLVEQQNQASANVFNLQKKVSGVLPVQVDVPRAGNSYLFARALVLDEETKLTFNYRTK; from the coding sequence ATGAACTTCACAAAGACACTCAACAACGCCATGAACACTCTCAAGCAATTCATAGTTTTCACCATGATCTTCTCTGTGGTCGCTTCAACGCTCTTCGCTTCAACGACGGCTTCGGCTGCGGAGAAGGCTCCGGCGCCCGCTCTGCCGCTGCCCGCCACCGGCAACGTCACGCTTACGCTGGGAGAGTATGACCGCCTGGTGGACCTGGCGAACAAGGCTGCGCGCAAACATGACGTGCCGCCCGTTTCGTACACGCTCAAGCGCGCTGATCTAAAGCTGCACGTGGCCGAGGGATCTGTTCTGGGCTCGGTGCAACTCGATGGAGAGATCTTCGGCAAAGGGTCAGCCAAAGTCCCGCTCACCAGCGGCATGACCATCCTGAATGCGAAGCAGGAAGGCCCCAACGGGAAAGAAGGAAAGACGCTGCCGCTTCTCCAGGAAGGCTCCACGGCAATGGCAATCCTGAGTGGCCCGGCGGAATTTTCCGTCGCACTCGATGCCGGCATGCCAATGACCATTGAAGCCGGACGCGCGCAATTCAGCTTGCCGGTTCCCGCGGCGGGCAGCGTGCGGCTGTCGCTGGTCATCCCCGGCGACCACACCAACGTGCGCATCAGCCCCGGCCTGATCACCAACCGCACTTCCGCCAACGGCCAGACCACGGTGGAAGCCGCGCTGGTCCCGGGACAGCCGGCCAGCATCTGGTGGCAGACGCGCGAACTCGCCGCGCCGGTGGTGCCCAAGGAAGTCCGCTTCCTTTCTGACGTGAAGACGCTGGTCACCGTCACCGAATCTGACCTGCGCCTGGCCGCCCTGGCCGACGTGACTGTGGTGCAAGGTGATCCCACTGAATTCAAGATCACCGTGCCCACCGACTACGAAATCACTGACGTCAGCGGCGCCACCGTGGAAGGCAGCGAGATCACGGGCGACGAACTCATCGTCAAGCTCAACGCCAGCGCGCCGCGCTCCCACCAGTTCCTCATCACCATGGAGAAGCCGCTGGCCGGCGTCGCCAAATTGGAAACTCCATTTCTGAATTTCAAAGATACGCAGCGTGAAACCGGCGAGGTCCTGGTGGAAGGCACCGGAGCTATGGAGCTGACGTCCACCGAAGGCGGGAGCCTGAAGCGCATGGACGTGAAAGAAGCCAACCCGTATCTGCGATCGCTGGCGCGCTATCCGATGCACGCAGCGTTCCGCTTCCATCGCCAGCCCAATGAAGTTCCCAAGCTGGCGCTGGCGTGGGTCCGCTTCCCGGACAGCTCGGTGCTGGCCGCGGTGGCCGAGCGCGCCGTGGTCACCACGCTGGTCACCACGGAAGGCCGTTCGCTCACCGAAGTCAAGCTCACGGTGAAGAACCAGGCACAGCCGTTCCTGAAAGTTGACTTGCCCGCGGGGGCGACGATTCTTTCCGCCGAAGTGGCCGGCGAGAAAGTGAAACCGGTGCAGGGAACGGACGGCAATCGCGTGCCCCTGTTGCGCGCCGGCTTCCGTCCCACGGGCGCTTACGAAGTCACGTTTGTGTTCATGCACTCGGGCGCGCCGTTCGCCAAAAAAGGCGGATCAGAACTGGCGCTGCCCAGCATGGACGTCCCCATCAGCCTGCTGCAGTGGGAAGTGTTTCTGCCGGAGCAGTACAAGGTGAAGGACTTTAGCGGCGACGCCATCGCCATGAACCTGCTGCAACGAGGGAGCGTAGTCAGCGTGGAGACCAAGTCTGGAACTGGCAGTTTCGGAACGCCCACGTCCGCGTTTGCCGGCATCCAGGAAAATGAAGGTCTCGACAACCTGGCCGTCTTTGTTCCCGGCGTCGTTCCCGGCGTCGAGGAAGCACGGCCTGACGGCGGAGCGAGTGCAGCGGGTTACCTGACCGGCGTGGTTACCGACCAGCAAGGAGCGGTCATTTCCGGAGCGCAAGTGAAAGTGATAAACCAGGACACCGGCGTGGTCTACACCGCCACCACGGACAGCTCGGGCTCCTGGAGGATCGCCAGCGTCCGCTCCGGCAGAGTCAAAGTTGAAATCTCGGCGCGCTATTTCAAGACGGCCACGTACGCCGCGTTGGATTACAACGCCAGTCGCGGCGGCTCGATGGGCGTGACCAAGCTCGTCGTCGGCGCAACCACCACCACGGTGGAAGTCACCGCGGAAGCGCCGATGATTGACACGTCGCAGTCGCAAGTCACCCAAACGTTCAGCGGAAACGCCTTGACCACCTATGCCGGAGTGAACTCAAGTGGTTCGGGCGGCCGCAGCAGCGACAAGAAAAAAGACCGCGACGCCAGGAAACAACTGGTGGAGCAACAGAACCAGGCGTCGGCCAACGTCTTCAACCTGCAAAAGAAAGTATCCGGCGTGCTGCCGGTGCAGGTGGACGTTCCGCGGGCGGGCAATTCGTATCTCTTTGCCCGCGCCCTGGTGCTGGATGAGGAGACCAAGCTGACGTTTAACTACAGGACGAAATAA
- a CDS encoding MoxR family ATPase — MAPTQIQTSPGTRATAIEQSLRSIIRGNDEVVRLALVALLARGHLLIEGVPGVGKTTLAHALARALDCTFQRLQFTSDMLPSDVLGISIYSAVEQQFEFKPGPVFTNILLADEINRTTPKTQSALLEAMNEGQVTMDGHSHPLPQPFIVVATQNPVEHHGTYPLPESQLDRFLLRVRMGYPEASSEREILRSEVGAARLDDVKPVASGEDVISMQNEATHVKVDDSLVDYALQIVKRTRESESLALGVSPRGALMLFRAAQAMAYLDGRKFATPADFKSLAVPVFSHRVVVNARYSSTLRKSEQSEIIIKDIVQSVHVPV; from the coding sequence ATGGCTCCAACTCAGATTCAGACCTCTCCCGGCACTCGCGCCACAGCGATTGAGCAGTCTCTGCGCAGCATCATCCGCGGCAATGACGAAGTCGTCCGCCTGGCGCTGGTCGCGCTGCTGGCGCGCGGACACCTGCTGATTGAAGGTGTGCCCGGTGTAGGCAAAACCACGCTGGCGCACGCGCTGGCGCGGGCCCTGGACTGCACCTTCCAGCGCCTCCAGTTCACCTCTGACATGCTGCCCTCTGACGTTCTGGGCATATCGATCTATTCCGCGGTGGAGCAGCAATTTGAATTCAAGCCCGGCCCGGTGTTCACCAACATCCTGCTGGCCGATGAGATCAACCGCACCACGCCCAAGACGCAGTCGGCGTTGCTGGAAGCCATGAACGAAGGCCAGGTCACCATGGACGGCCACTCTCATCCGCTGCCGCAGCCCTTCATCGTGGTGGCGACGCAGAACCCGGTGGAACACCACGGCACGTATCCGCTTCCTGAGTCGCAACTGGACCGCTTCCTGCTTCGCGTGCGCATGGGTTATCCGGAAGCTTCCAGTGAGCGCGAGATCCTGCGTTCTGAAGTCGGCGCCGCGCGCCTGGACGACGTGAAGCCGGTGGCCAGCGGTGAGGACGTGATATCCATGCAGAACGAGGCCACCCATGTCAAAGTGGACGATTCTCTGGTGGACTACGCGCTGCAAATCGTGAAGCGCACGCGCGAATCGGAATCTTTGGCGCTGGGCGTTTCGCCCCGCGGCGCGCTCATGTTGTTTCGCGCCGCCCAGGCCATGGCCTATTTGGATGGACGCAAATTCGCCACGCCGGCGGACTTCAAATCGCTGGCTGTGCCGGTATTCTCCCATCGCGTGGTGGTCAACGCCCGCTACTCTTCCACGCTGCGAAAGTCCGAGCAGTCCGAGATCATCATCAAGGACATTGTGCAGAGCGTCCACGTGCCGGTATGA